A DNA window from Phycisphaerae bacterium contains the following coding sequences:
- a CDS encoding ATP-binding protein, translated as MISRIQDLCRKLRPVLGRRIDRLWSVYMAESDPGGRAEIEQTLELLAARHLGHTFEPDRSPFPPPTKSFAAAGDVMLGAVSYGKRTMYPFSLKSARLKEHILVAGRSGSGKTNLTFILMRGIIERGIRVLALDWKRGYRDLLSLHPDLRVYTIGRNVAPLRFNPLIPPPGCEPNVWIKLIVDVIASAYFGGEGVISLLVAGIHRLYQDGGIYSRSPKRWPTIADLLEWLRNEKLRGRAAMWQASAERILLAMTYGEFGAVVNTQNNDHVQELLKHNVVLEMDGLSSNSDRTMFSEALTLYLYRFRLAKGPRSRLTNLIVLEEAHNLLLQRGAEARESILETSIRMVRQYGLGYVFVDQSASLLSKVAFANSYATIALSQKLRSDVQAIASAMNLTDEQKQALNTLPIGTAAVRLADEHPEPFLIQVPRCPVNEGSVTDQAVSERMAAYHTDSAATAAWPDYQGAVTPIPGADRNRIEESSHPPSPENEPRKIPDSSQTPESSLARQEDQPPTQEPEMSREAVRFLADVAARPLSTTVSRYQRLHFSRRKGNAIRQDLDKAGLIEAVAIATRSGQVVLYQLTDAGRVVCNDNGIDAGPAPRVSLEHRYWVRRVADYFENDGYAITHEYTIEGNGAVDLVAERRDERVAVEVETGKSDIRTNIIKIRKAGFSRLVLMATSPSAVSACRRALDDLSPQSSREVECLTWLDIS; from the coding sequence ATGATCTCTCGAATCCAAGACCTGTGCCGCAAACTCCGTCCCGTTCTCGGCCGACGGATCGATCGACTGTGGTCGGTCTACATGGCGGAATCCGATCCCGGAGGGCGCGCGGAAATCGAGCAGACCTTGGAGCTTCTGGCCGCGCGACACCTGGGCCATACCTTTGAACCCGATCGCTCGCCATTCCCGCCTCCAACCAAGTCCTTCGCAGCAGCCGGAGATGTCATGCTCGGCGCTGTCAGTTACGGCAAACGGACAATGTACCCGTTCAGCCTGAAAAGCGCCCGACTCAAGGAGCACATTCTGGTAGCCGGACGAAGCGGTTCCGGCAAAACGAACCTCACCTTTATTCTCATGCGCGGGATCATCGAGCGAGGCATCAGGGTCTTGGCTCTCGATTGGAAGCGCGGCTACCGTGATCTACTTTCACTCCATCCTGATCTTCGTGTCTATACGATCGGGCGCAACGTCGCGCCGTTACGATTCAATCCACTGATTCCGCCGCCCGGCTGCGAGCCGAACGTCTGGATCAAGCTCATCGTCGACGTCATCGCCTCCGCCTATTTCGGCGGCGAAGGCGTCATAAGCCTCTTGGTCGCCGGCATACACCGACTCTACCAGGACGGAGGCATATACTCGCGCTCGCCCAAACGTTGGCCGACAATTGCGGATCTGCTCGAATGGCTACGCAACGAGAAGCTCAGAGGCCGTGCGGCCATGTGGCAGGCGTCCGCCGAGCGAATCCTGCTAGCCATGACCTACGGCGAATTCGGCGCCGTCGTCAATACGCAGAACAACGATCATGTCCAAGAGCTTCTCAAGCACAACGTCGTGCTCGAGATGGACGGTCTGTCGAGTAACTCGGACCGGACCATGTTCTCGGAGGCACTCACGCTCTACTTGTACCGGTTCCGCCTCGCCAAGGGCCCACGAAGCCGGCTGACCAACCTGATCGTTCTCGAGGAGGCGCACAACCTCTTACTTCAACGCGGGGCCGAAGCACGCGAGTCCATCCTAGAGACGAGCATCAGGATGGTCCGGCAGTACGGTCTCGGTTACGTCTTCGTCGATCAATCAGCCTCACTGCTCAGCAAAGTCGCCTTTGCCAACTCTTATGCGACGATCGCCCTCAGCCAGAAACTGCGTAGTGACGTACAGGCGATTGCATCAGCCATGAATCTGACAGACGAACAGAAGCAGGCGTTAAACACGCTCCCCATCGGCACCGCGGCCGTCCGGCTAGCCGACGAACATCCCGAGCCGTTCCTAATACAAGTGCCCCGATGTCCCGTAAACGAAGGATCGGTAACTGACCAAGCCGTTAGCGAGCGTATGGCTGCCTATCACACCGATTCCGCGGCTACCGCAGCTTGGCCTGATTATCAAGGAGCGGTCACGCCGATTCCAGGCGCGGATAGGAATAGAATTGAAGAATCATCCCACCCACCATCCCCCGAGAATGAACCAAGGAAGATTCCGGACTCATCTCAGACGCCGGAATCTTCCCTTGCTAGGCAGGAAGACCAGCCACCCACACAGGAACCGGAGATGTCCCGCGAGGCCGTTCGGTTCCTTGCCGATGTCGCCGCGCGGCCACTATCGACGACAGTATCTCGCTACCAACGCCTTCACTTCTCCCGCCGGAAGGGAAACGCCATCCGGCAGGACCTTGACAAGGCCGGGCTTATTGAAGCCGTGGCCATCGCAACACGCTCCGGCCAGGTTGTGCTCTATCAACTTACCGACGCAGGCCGAGTGGTCTGCAATGATAACGGAATCGACGCCGGGCCCGCTCCACGCGTCAGCCTGGAACACCGGTATTGGGTCCGCAGGGTCGCCGATTACTTTGAAAACGACGGCTACGCCATCACGCACGAATACACGATCGAAGGAAACGGCGCCGTCGACCTTGTCGCTGAGCGTCGTGACGAGCGCGTCGCCGTTGAGGTCGAGACCGGCAAGTCCGACATTAGAACCAACATAATCAAGATTCGCAAAGCCGGATTCAGCCGACTTGTTCTGATGGCAACGTCACCTTCGGCAGTCAGTGCATGTAGGAGGGCGCTCGACGACCTTAGCCCCCAATCGTCACGAGAAGTTGAGTGTCTCACCTGGCTGGATATCTCATGA